From the genome of Candidatus Woesearchaeota archaeon:
GCGTTTTAGTTCTGGTAGAATCTGGCTTATTGCCTCTTTCTTTTCATCAACATATTCAAATAATTTCTCAGGTTTTGCAGCCTGAAAATAGCGTTTATAATCCTTAACAACAGAGCTGACTAAACCGAGCTGCTGTAATTTTTCTAAGCTGTCATACACCCTTGAACGGTGCATTCCAGACTCCTTTATTATCTGCTGCGCTGTTGCTGAGCCTAATTTCAATAAAGCCAGATACACTTCAGACTGATTTCTTGTCAGGCCAATCTTCTCTAAAACCTTTGTGTCCATGATCCTTGCTAATGCCCCTTTATTTTTAAATCTTTCTATAGTAATCCTAAAAAGGAGGACTATGATTTATTAACAGTGTGGTAACTTCTTTGAAGTGGTTAAGTATATGATGGACAAGGAGAAAAAATGAAAAATTTGGAAAAATCGTTTGATTTAAAAAAGTATATAGATGTATCTGCAGTAGACCTGCAAGAAATAAAAAAACTTGATAAAAAATTAAAAGGATTAGATGAGGTCACATTCGAAATTGAAAAATTACCAAAGAAACACTTAAAATACCAAAAAGCCACATATCTTTATCCTAGATTATCTACAGAATTTCTAAGTTTGGTCAATAATGAAAAGTTTAGAGGAAAAATAATCTCTGTTCCAAGATTCGGTGTTTATCAATTAAACGACCCAACTATGGAAATAGAATTCGGAATAAATGAGTATTGTGCTAGATTCACAATACACAATGAGTACGATGACGATTTAAATAAACATATACCAGACATTCTTGAATATCCGATTTTAAGGAGTTTAATAAACGAATTTTCAAAGAAAGAATTTTCATGTGGGGCTGAAATGGAAGAGATTTTGAAAGAATCACGTGTGCCAAAAAAGGTTTTTATTAAGTATCAAAAGGTGGGCAACTTTAAAATAAAGAGCACCTTTAATACAATTATCCCAACAGAAATTAAAAAAAGAATCAAACAAGCAAGCAACTTATTTGGAATTGATAAATTGTTTATTATTGCTGAAATAAAACCAGAAGGAAAAAATATTGAGAGAATTGTCAGTACAGATCCGCTTGTTGTTGGTGTTATGGACGATGCGGAAGAACAAGAAGATTGTTTTTATGTTGCTAAGTTTGATCCAACACCTTTAGAAAAATACGCAAGAGCAGAATTCATCGAAGTATATACTGATATGTACTAAGATGCATAGTTTACTCTGAGAATGAAAAAAATGTTCAACCTAAAAAACACAATCTTAACTGGAATCTCAACTTTAGCAACAGCTCTTTTTAGCCAAGCTTATGCAGATGGCATCCTTAGGGGAGTGCCTTATCCTCTTCCATTCAAATATCAAATAGAGGAAAGAATAGTCTATTCTGAGAATGAAAAGGGAGTTAAAACAGCAACAGATACAATTTTCCTGAAATACAGAAATGAGGATATATTACTCTCTATCGGCGTGCCTTATAAGTATGTTGAACAGCAGAGCAGCTCAGATGGCTTTGGAGATGCTTCTGCGCTTCTCGGCTTAATACGTAAAATTGAAGTTGGCAAAGACAACATTCATCTGCTGCCTTACTGCAGCTTGACATTTCCAACAGCCGAAACAAAAGGAATTGCATTAGGAAATGAAAGAACAGATGAAAAGCTCGGCATAGCAGCAACATATTTGACTGAAGACAAGAGAAGGGAAATTGATTTTGTTTTAGAGCGTATTTTCACAGGAGAAAACAGGGAAAATATTAATTTATCGGATGAAACATATTCTGGCATTTTGGCAGGCGGAGAGATTTTACCGCAAATAAGAGTTGCGGCAGGATTTACAAATTTAAGAAAAGATAACGGAGATTATTTGTCAAATTTAAGAACTTTCCTCAGACTGACATCAAAGGATAAAAAATACCGGTTAGAATTTTTTGTAGACAAAAGCATTGATAACAAGGGCATTCCAAAGGGCTATAGCACTGGAATT
Proteins encoded in this window:
- a CDS encoding helix-turn-helix domain-containing protein, yielding MDTKVLEKIGLTRNQSEVYLALLKLGSATAQQIIKESGMHRSRVYDSLEKLQQLGLVSSVVKDYKRYFQAAKPEKLFEYVDEKKEAISQILPELKR